A stretch of the Neodiprion lecontei isolate iyNeoLeco1 chromosome 4, iyNeoLeco1.1, whole genome shotgun sequence genome encodes the following:
- the LOC107221101 gene encoding lipid storage droplets surface-binding protein 2: MDRSWEKSAGCQESTATTKTGSYKIQALDRALEIPSVHYLWDKSAQIYSRVKGANTVVHRALDTVEHVVCLVVEKTCTPVVRLMEKPIFNLDQTLCQGIDFVQVKLPIIKEDPKQIIDRTKLIVLESIRPAVRTLKELKEETEDYVSVMKIRTHYKVHYLRMYSWEQADRVMSTETGVTILKTVDNTTEMAKLLLDKYLPAPEEEDFYNADDGCTEHDNLHHTMLRLSEFSSRASRRIYFALMDKLQHMYKIEIIVLILYALVVIQVVKVLQILLTVFLKILNYSV, translated from the exons ATGGATCGTAGTTGGGAAAAAAGTGCAGGATGTCAGGAGTCTACGGCGACGACAAAGACTGGGTCCTACAAAATTCAGGCATTGGATAGAGCGCTGGAAATACCGAGCGTGCATTATCTCTGGGATAAGTCGGCACAAATTTATAGCCGTGTCAAAGGTGCAAACACCGTAGTTCACCGCGCCTTGGATACTGTCGAACATGTCGTCTGTCtcgtcgttgaaaaaacttgtACTCCCGTCGTTCGACTCATGGAGAAACCCATATTCAATTTGGACCAGACCCTGTGTCAAGGCATTGATTTTGTCCAAGTGAAACTACCCATCATAAAAGAAGACCCGAAGCAA ATCATCGATCGCACTAAGCTGATTGTGTTGGAGAGTATCAGGCCGGCGGTTCGAACTCTGAAGGAGCTGAAGGAGGAAACTGAGGATTATGTAAGCGTTATGAAGATTCGCACACATTACAAAGTGCATTATCTGAGAATGTATAGTTGGGAACAAGCGGACCGAGTTATGTCTACCGAGACCGGCGTGACGATACTCAAAACGGTAGACAATACTACCGAGATGGCCAAGCTGCTTTTAGACAAGTACTTGCCGGCACCAGAGGAAGAAGATTTCTACAACGCGG ACGATGGGTGCACGGAGCACGACAATCTGCATCACACGATGCTGAGGTTGAGCGAGTTCAGCAGCAGAGCCTCTCGCAGAATCTACTTTGCCCTTATGGACAAATTACAGCATATGTACAAGATCGAAATAATCGTACTTATTTTATACGCTCTAGTCGTCATACAAGTCGTTAAAGTATTACAAATATTGTTGACAGTTTTCTTGAAGATTCTCAACTATTCTGTTTAA
- the LOC107221217 gene encoding lipid storage droplets surface-binding protein 2, whose amino-acid sequence MAEAVKQTTEEIAESPESGPHLEVFDRVRNMPVVQSAIGMTGSTYNYVKESSDLLSWALNYAESGLHYASATAAPIATPIVKKFEGPINKVDQTLCKGLDIVEQQVSTAREQPQHVVEAARAVMNSSIAPALEKLTAAKDTATHQASSLKETALAKANEVLNSQFGAMAVQGVDNASAAVNRLLDQYFPAVTTGDQEVEPAPISAEENKVLHTVQTVGQLSTKTARRVYHSISAQLRTIKKEDVTAYMNSAMSILHLTQLLGSDKNSGNGALESEKKDDEQEIKGKQ is encoded by the exons ATGGCAGAAGCCGTGAAGCAAACGACAGAGGAAATCGCGGAGAGCCCGGAGAGCGGGCCTCACCTGGAGGTCTTCGACAGGGTGCGCAACATGCCCGTGGTTCAGTCGGCGATCGGGATGACGGGATCGACCTACAACTACGTCAAGGAGTCGAGCGATCTCCTCAGCTGGGCTCTGAATTACGCCGAATCCGGGCTGCATTACGCCTCGGCAACGGCGGCGCCGATCGCAACGCCGATCGTCAAGAAGTTCGAAGGGCCGATCAACAAGGTCGACCAGACATTGTGCAAGGGCCTCGATATCGTCGAGCAGCAGGTGTCGACGGCGAGGGAACAACCCCAGCAT GTTGTCGAGGCAGCGAGGGCGGTCATGAACAGCTCGATAGCACCGGCTCTTGAGAAATTGACCGCAGCTAAGGACACGGCGACTCACCAAGCCTCGTCGTTGAAGGAAACGGCCCTCGCCAAGGCGAACGAAGTACTGAACAGCCAGTTCGGAGCGATGGCCGTTCAGGGTGTCGACAATGCGAGCGCAGCGGTGAATCGTTTGCTGGATCAATATTTCCCGGCGGTCACAACCGGGGATCAGGAAGTTGAGCCAG CCCCGATTTCGGCCGAAGAAAACAAGGTCTTGCACACTGTTCAAACCGTAGGTCAACTCTCGACGAAGACGGCGAGGCGCGTCTATCACTCGATATCTGCCCAGCTAAGGACCATAAAGAAGGAGGACGTCACCGCCTACATGAACAGCGCCATGTCGATCCTGCACTTAACGCAATTACTTGGCAGCGATAAGAATTCGGGGAACGGAGCTTtggagagtgaaaaaaaggaCGACGAACAGGAGATCAAGGGGAAACAGTAG
- the LOC107221136 gene encoding uncharacterized protein LOC107221136 codes for MGVSLIPVLLVSLAVATASGHAMAKRSAAGSGPAAFDYPDYPAAKYDEYPVVVPKRAALLLDRLMVALQKAVEEQGSGGSSGRSISRSAPQQQLVSSQIVPAVSADEQTMDLQRRGQAKGRVYWRCYFNAVTCFKRK; via the exons ATGGGGGTGTCGTTGATCCCCGTGTTGCTGGTGAGTCTGGCCGTGGCGACTGCCAGCGGACACGCGATGGCCAAAAGAAGCGCCGCCGGAAGTGGACCTGCGGCCTTCGACTATCCCGATTATCCGGCGGCGAAGTACGACGAGTATCCG GTGGTCGTGCCGAAGAGGGCGGCTTTGCTGCTGGACAGGTTGATGGTCGCGCTGCAGAAGGCGGTGGAGGAGCAAGGCTCGGGAGGATCGAGCGGCAGATCGATCTCGAGATCGGCGCCCCAGCAGCAGCTGGTAAGCTCGCAGATCGTCCCTGCAGTATCGGCGGACGAACAGACG ATGGATCTCCAGCGTCGTGGACAGGCGAAGGGTCGGGTCTATTGGCGGTGTTACTTCAACGCTGTGACATGTTTCAAGAGAAAGTGA